Proteins found in one Cytobacillus luteolus genomic segment:
- a CDS encoding DUF4931 domain-containing protein, with protein MNPISPLVFDLSIGRQKPESIRNRSAACPFCDRDNLEKILAEEGSIILLMNKYPTLENTFQTVLIETDNCEDEFSTYSKEHIEKLLRFAIKHWYEMIDSGKYKSVLLFKNYGPFSGGSIHHAHMQIVGLEEQDYTEHVSLNQFEGIEIHKKNSVEFNISTKPRMGFFEFNICMEDLEDLSILTHYLQTATHYVLHHFSANCNSYNIFFYNIEEKIYVKVIPRFATSPLFVGYSIPQVARNIDEVAEKVRNIYFNK; from the coding sequence ATGAACCCAATTTCACCATTAGTTTTTGACCTTTCTATCGGCAGACAAAAGCCGGAGAGTATTCGGAATCGATCTGCAGCTTGTCCCTTTTGTGATAGAGATAATTTAGAGAAAATCCTAGCAGAAGAGGGCTCAATCATTCTTCTAATGAACAAATACCCTACGCTAGAAAATACGTTTCAGACAGTATTGATTGAAACTGATAACTGTGAAGATGAATTCTCTACCTACTCTAAAGAGCATATAGAGAAGTTGCTACGCTTTGCTATCAAGCATTGGTACGAGATGATTGATAGTGGTAAGTATAAGTCTGTCTTACTCTTTAAAAACTATGGTCCGTTTTCTGGGGGGTCAATCCATCATGCCCATATGCAAATTGTTGGATTAGAAGAACAGGATTACACGGAGCATGTCTCTTTAAATCAATTTGAAGGGATAGAGATTCACAAGAAAAATTCTGTAGAGTTTAATATCTCAACGAAACCAAGGATGGGGTTCTTTGAATTCAATATATGTATGGAGGACCTTGAGGATTTATCGATACTGACGCACTATTTACAGACTGCAACCCATTACGTTTTACATCACTTCAGTGCGAACTGTAATAGTTATAATATTTTCTTTTATAATATTGAAGAAAAAATCTATGTGAAGGTGATTCCTAGGTTTGCAACATCACCTTTGTTTGTTGGGTATTCAATCCCCCAGGTTGCGCGAAACATTGATGAAGTTGCTGAGAAGGTACGTAACATTTATTTTAATAAGTAA
- a CDS encoding ATP synthase subunit I — protein sequence MENLSQMSKRYYKYIFFLMSIYVLGWGFTAYQPIFLGLILGTTLSLYNLIVMVRKSNRFSKAVEEGKRVGSLGTFSRLASGALAVLIVLEFPDHLHLVSTVLGLMTIYIVIMIDFFLQNLRK from the coding sequence ATGGAAAACTTATCTCAAATGTCTAAGAGATACTATAAGTACATATTTTTCCTGATGTCTATTTATGTTTTAGGCTGGGGCTTTACAGCTTATCAACCAATTTTCCTAGGGTTAATTCTTGGGACAACCTTAAGTTTGTATAATTTAATAGTTATGGTTCGAAAGAGTAATCGTTTTAGTAAGGCAGTGGAAGAAGGGAAAAGGGTTGGATCACTAGGAACGTTTTCAAGACTGGCGTCCGGTGCATTAGCCGTTTTAATTGTTTTAGAATTCCCTGATCATTTACACTTAGTTAGCACTGTATTGGGATTAATGACAATATACATTGTCATTATGATAGATTTCTTTTTGCAAAACTTACGTAAGTAG
- the atpA gene encoding F0F1 ATP synthase subunit alpha: MSIKAEEISALIKKQIENYQSEIKVSDVGTVIQVGDGIARAHGLDNVMAGELVEFSNGVMGMAQNLEANNVGIVILGPFTDIREGDEVRRTGRIMEVPVGEALIGRVVNPLGQPVDGLGPIETTKTRPIESPAPGVMDRKSVHEPLQTGIKAIDSLIPIGRGQRELIIGDRQTGKTAVAIDTILNQKNEDMICIYVAIGQKESTVRGVVETLRKNGALDYTIVVTASASQPAPLLFLAPYAGVTMGEEFMYNGKHVLVIYDDLTKQASAYRELSLLLRRPPGREAYPGDVFYLHSRLLERAAKLSDAKGGGSLTALPFIETQAGDVSAYIPTNVISITDGQIFLQSDLFFSGVRPAVNAGLSVSRVGGSAQINAMKKVSGTLRLDLASYRELEAFAQFGSDLDKATQAKLNRGARTVEVLKQGLNKPIAVEKQVSILYALTRGFLDEIPVEDITRFESEFYMWLEHNRKEILTTIKSTGKLPEDADMQAAINDFKKTFAVTE; encoded by the coding sequence ATGAGCATCAAAGCTGAAGAAATTAGTGCGCTGATTAAAAAGCAAATCGAAAATTATCAGTCTGAAATTAAAGTGAGTGATGTGGGTACGGTTATCCAAGTAGGTGACGGTATTGCGCGTGCTCATGGCCTCGACAATGTCATGGCTGGAGAACTTGTTGAATTTTCGAACGGTGTCATGGGAATGGCACAAAACTTAGAAGCAAACAACGTAGGTATCGTAATACTTGGACCTTTCACTGACATTCGTGAAGGTGACGAGGTTCGTCGTACAGGCCGTATCATGGAGGTTCCTGTAGGTGAAGCATTAATCGGACGTGTAGTTAACCCACTTGGTCAACCAGTAGATGGATTAGGTCCAATTGAAACAACTAAAACTCGTCCAATCGAAAGCCCAGCACCAGGAGTAATGGACCGTAAATCAGTACATGAGCCATTACAAACTGGTATTAAAGCGATCGACTCATTAATTCCAATCGGTCGTGGTCAACGTGAGTTAATCATCGGTGACCGTCAAACTGGTAAAACAGCAGTTGCGATTGATACAATCCTTAACCAAAAGAATGAGGATATGATTTGTATCTATGTTGCAATTGGACAAAAAGAATCAACGGTACGTGGAGTTGTAGAAACTTTACGTAAAAACGGTGCATTAGATTACACAATCGTTGTAACAGCTTCTGCATCACAACCTGCTCCATTATTATTCTTAGCTCCTTATGCTGGGGTAACAATGGGTGAGGAATTCATGTACAACGGTAAGCACGTTTTAGTTATCTATGATGACTTAACAAAACAAGCGTCTGCATACCGTGAACTTTCATTACTACTTCGCCGTCCTCCAGGTCGTGAAGCATATCCAGGGGATGTATTCTACCTACACAGTCGCTTACTTGAGCGTGCAGCTAAATTAAGTGATGCAAAAGGTGGCGGATCATTAACAGCTTTACCGTTTATTGAAACACAAGCTGGTGACGTATCTGCATATATTCCTACAAACGTTATCTCGATCACTGACGGACAAATTTTCTTACAATCAGATCTTTTCTTCTCAGGTGTACGTCCTGCAGTAAACGCAGGTTTATCGGTATCACGTGTAGGAGGATCTGCTCAAATTAACGCAATGAAAAAGGTATCTGGTACATTACGTCTTGACTTAGCTTCTTACCGTGAGTTAGAAGCATTCGCTCAATTCGGTTCAGACCTAGACAAAGCGACTCAAGCAAAACTTAACCGTGGTGCACGTACTGTAGAAGTACTAAAACAAGGATTAAACAAGCCTATTGCAGTTGAAAAGCAAGTTTCGATTCTTTATGCACTTACACGCGGATTCTTAGATGAAATTCCTGTAGAAGATATCACTCGTTTTGAGTCAGAATTCTATATGTGGTTAGAGCATAACCGCAAAGAAATTCTTACTACAATCAAATCAACTGGAAAACTTCCAGAAGATGCTGATATGCAAGCAGCAATCAACGACTTTAAGAAAACATTTGCTGTTACAGAATAA
- a CDS encoding F0F1 ATP synthase subunit epsilon — translation MKTVKVNVVTPDGPVYEADVEMVSAKAQNGELGILPGHIPMVAPLQVGAVRFKNGSNTDLVAVSGGFLEVRPDQVTILAQAAETPARIDVERAKSAKMRAEQRLQAKQDNVDFKRAELALKRAINRLNVTENRY, via the coding sequence ATGAAGACAGTAAAAGTCAATGTCGTTACCCCTGATGGCCCAGTTTATGAAGCTGACGTAGAAATGGTAAGTGCTAAAGCTCAAAATGGTGAGCTTGGTATCCTACCAGGACACATTCCTATGGTTGCTCCACTTCAAGTTGGTGCAGTCCGATTTAAAAATGGAAGCAACACTGATCTTGTGGCTGTTAGTGGAGGCTTTCTAGAAGTACGTCCTGACCAAGTGACGATCTTAGCACAAGCTGCTGAAACGCCTGCTCGCATCGATGTCGAGCGCGCTAAATCAGCAAAAATGCGTGCAGAACAACGCTTGCAAGCGAAACAAGACAATGTTGATTTTAAACGTGCTGAGCTCGCTTTAAAACGTGCCATCAACCGCTTAAATGTAACAGAAAACAGATACTAA
- a CDS encoding AtpZ/AtpI family protein, translated as MRQKQKHPLQAIALMSGITSQLVGSILIGIFLGRWIDRTFNTEPLFLIIGLLLGLAAGIYAMLRLVNHYLSGD; from the coding sequence ATGCGTCAAAAGCAAAAACACCCTTTACAAGCGATCGCATTAATGTCTGGTATTACTTCGCAGCTAGTAGGTTCCATATTAATAGGAATCTTTTTGGGAAGATGGATTGACAGGACATTTAATACCGAACCACTATTTCTAATTATCGGCCTTCTACTAGGACTTGCGGCAGGTATTTATGCCATGCTCCGCTTGGTCAACCACTACTTATCAGGAGATTAA
- the atpB gene encoding F0F1 ATP synthase subunit A, whose amino-acid sequence MGHGAPTIEFLGLYFNLSNILMITVASIIVFIIAVAGTRTLALQPTGMQNFVEWIIDFVKGIISSTMDWKTGGHFLTLGLTLLLYIFVSNMLGLPFAVIIGEEHNLWWKSPTADPVITLTLAAMVVALTHYYGIKMKGAAEYGKDFFRPMPFLFPLKIVEEFANTLTLGLRLYGNIFAGEILLGLLAGLATNGYAQGVASGIIGTLVAALPMLVWQGFSIFIGSIQAFIFVMLTMVYMAHKVSHDH is encoded by the coding sequence TTGGGTCACGGAGCTCCTACAATTGAGTTTTTAGGACTTTATTTTAACCTATCAAACATTTTAATGATTACAGTTGCAAGTATAATTGTATTCATAATTGCTGTTGCAGGAACTCGTACTTTAGCACTCCAACCTACAGGGATGCAAAACTTTGTAGAATGGATTATTGATTTTGTCAAAGGCATAATCTCAAGTACGATGGACTGGAAAACAGGAGGCCATTTTTTAACATTAGGATTGACATTGTTACTGTATATCTTTGTCTCAAATATGTTAGGGTTGCCGTTTGCAGTAATCATAGGTGAAGAACATAACTTATGGTGGAAATCACCAACTGCAGATCCTGTAATTACATTAACATTAGCAGCAATGGTCGTAGCATTAACACATTATTATGGTATCAAGATGAAAGGTGCCGCTGAATATGGGAAAGACTTTTTCAGACCCATGCCTTTCTTATTCCCACTAAAAATTGTTGAAGAGTTTGCAAACACTTTAACACTTGGTCTTCGTCTCTACGGGAATATTTTTGCGGGTGAAATTCTATTAGGGCTATTAGCTGGTTTAGCAACAAACGGCTATGCTCAAGGCGTTGCAAGTGGAATCATTGGTACGTTAGTAGCGGCATTGCCGATGCTAGTATGGCAAGGATTCAGTATCTTTATCGGTTCAATTCAAGCATTTATCTTTGTTATGTTAACAATGGTTTATATGGCACACAAAGTGAGTCACGACCATTAA
- the atpE gene encoding F0F1 ATP synthase subunit C yields MGALAAAIAIGLAALGAGFGNGMIVSKTVEGIARQPEARGALQTTMFIGVALVEAIPIIAVVVAFMVMGQ; encoded by the coding sequence ATGGGTGCATTAGCAGCAGCAATCGCAATTGGTTTAGCAGCACTAGGTGCAGGTTTTGGTAATGGAATGATCGTAAGTAAAACAGTTGAAGGGATTGCACGTCAACCAGAAGCACGTGGAGCTCTTCAAACTACAATGTTCATCGGGGTTGCATTAGTAGAGGCGATTCCTATCATCGCGGTAGTAGTTGCGTTCATGGTAATGGGACAATAA
- a CDS encoding F0F1 ATP synthase subunit gamma, with translation MASLRDIKNRITSTKKTSQITKAMEMVSASKFSRAEQNAKAFVPYMEKIQEVVASIALGSTDVSHPMLVKRPVKRTGYLVITSDRGLAGAYNSNILRAAYQTIQKRHKSTDEYSIIAIGRVGRDFFRKRGAHVILDIAGLGDQPSFADIKDIANKAVSMFADETFDEIYLYYNHFISAIQHEVTEKKLLPLTNINTEKQLTSYEFEPSQGEILEVLLPQYAESLIYGALLDGKASEHAARMTAMKNATDNAKELINSLTLSYNRARQAAITQEITEIVGGAAALE, from the coding sequence TTGGCATCATTACGTGATATAAAAAATAGAATTACCTCTACTAAGAAAACTAGCCAGATCACTAAGGCGATGGAAATGGTATCTGCATCTAAATTCAGCCGTGCTGAGCAAAATGCAAAAGCATTCGTCCCTTATATGGAAAAGATTCAAGAGGTAGTAGCTAGTATCGCACTTGGAAGCACAGATGTTAGTCACCCAATGTTAGTCAAACGACCAGTGAAAAGAACAGGTTATTTGGTTATTACATCAGACCGTGGTTTAGCAGGTGCGTATAACAGTAATATACTTCGTGCAGCTTATCAAACCATTCAGAAGCGCCATAAAAGCACAGATGAGTATTCAATCATTGCGATTGGGCGTGTCGGACGTGACTTCTTCAGAAAACGTGGAGCGCACGTTATTTTAGACATCGCTGGTTTAGGAGATCAACCTTCTTTCGCTGATATTAAGGATATTGCGAACAAAGCGGTTAGCATGTTTGCTGATGAAACATTTGATGAGATCTACTTATATTACAATCATTTCATTAGTGCGATTCAACATGAAGTAACAGAGAAAAAGCTTTTACCATTAACAAACATTAACACTGAGAAACAGCTAACTTCTTATGAATTTGAGCCATCACAAGGCGAAATTCTTGAAGTATTACTTCCTCAGTATGCTGAAAGTCTCATCTACGGCGCACTTTTAGATGGAAAAGCAAGTGAGCACGCTGCTCGTATGACAGCGATGAAAAATGCAACTGATAATGCGAAAGAGCTTATCAACTCACTTACTCTTTCTTATAACCGTGCACGTCAGGCTGCAATCACGCAAGAAATTACCGAGATTGTTGGTGGAGCTGCGGCATTAGAATAA
- the atpF gene encoding F0F1 ATP synthase subunit B, whose product MLTNIFVLGAAAGGDSYLNTGDIIFQLVIFLVLLALLRKFAWGPIMGIMKQREEHIANEIKTAEQNHVEAKKLAAEQREMMKQSRQEASELIENARKLGEEQKNDIIQTARTEAERLKESAKKEIEQEKERAVLALREQVASLSVLVASKVIEKELNEQDQEKLINEYIKEVGEGR is encoded by the coding sequence GTGTTAACAAATATATTCGTTTTAGGAGCTGCTGCTGGCGGCGACTCATACTTGAATACTGGTGACATCATTTTTCAGTTGGTAATATTCTTAGTCTTGTTAGCATTGCTTCGTAAGTTTGCATGGGGTCCTATTATGGGCATCATGAAACAACGTGAAGAGCATATTGCAAATGAGATTAAAACTGCAGAGCAAAATCATGTAGAAGCAAAGAAACTTGCTGCAGAGCAACGCGAAATGATGAAACAATCACGTCAAGAAGCTTCTGAGCTAATTGAAAATGCTAGAAAATTAGGTGAAGAGCAGAAGAATGATATCATCCAAACTGCTCGTACTGAGGCAGAACGTTTAAAAGAATCTGCGAAGAAAGAAATCGAACAAGAAAAAGAGCGCGCAGTTTTAGCTTTACGTGAGCAAGTTGCTTCATTATCTGTATTAGTAGCTTCAAAAGTGATTGAGAAAGAACTAAATGAACAAGACCAAGAGAAGCTAATTAATGAGTACATTAAAGAGGTAGGAGAAGGGCGATGA
- the atpD gene encoding F0F1 ATP synthase subunit beta encodes MTKGRVTQIMGPVVDVTFDSGHLPEIYNALVINHKARNENEVDINLTLEVAIHLGDDTVRTVAMSSTDGLVRNIEVTDTGAPISVPVGDVTLGRVFNVLGENIDLDEEIPAGVRRDSIHREAPTFDQLSTDVEILETGIKVVDLLAPYIKGGKIGLFGGAGVGKTVLIQELINNIAQEHGGISVFAGVGERTREGNDLYHEMTDSGVIKKTAMVFGQMNEPPGARMRVALTGLTMAEYFRDEQGQDVLFFIDNIFRFTQAGSEVSALLGRMPSAVGYQPTLATEMGRLQERITSTNVGSVTSIQAIYVPADDYTDPAPATTFAHLDATTNLERKLSEMGIYPAVDPLASTSRALSPEIVGEEHYNVARSVQQTLQRYKELQDIIAILGMDELSEEDKLTVQRARRIQFFLSQNFHVAEQFTGQKGSYVPVKETVKGFKEILDGKYDDLPEDAFRLVGRIEEVVEKAAQMA; translated from the coding sequence ATGACAAAAGGACGCGTTACCCAAATCATGGGTCCGGTTGTAGACGTAACGTTTGATAGCGGACATCTTCCTGAAATTTACAACGCCCTTGTGATTAATCATAAAGCACGCAACGAAAACGAAGTTGATATTAACTTAACTCTTGAAGTTGCAATTCATCTTGGTGATGACACAGTTCGTACTGTAGCGATGTCATCTACAGATGGTCTAGTACGTAACATTGAGGTTACGGACACTGGTGCTCCGATTTCAGTTCCAGTTGGTGATGTAACTTTAGGTCGTGTATTTAACGTACTAGGTGAAAATATTGACTTAGATGAGGAAATTCCTGCAGGAGTACGTCGTGACTCTATCCACAGAGAGGCTCCAACATTTGATCAACTTTCTACAGACGTAGAAATTCTTGAAACTGGTATCAAAGTAGTAGACCTTCTTGCACCTTATATCAAAGGTGGAAAAATCGGTCTATTCGGTGGTGCGGGTGTAGGTAAAACGGTTCTTATCCAAGAACTTATCAATAACATCGCTCAAGAGCACGGTGGTATCTCTGTATTCGCTGGTGTAGGTGAGCGTACTCGTGAAGGTAATGACCTTTATCATGAAATGACTGATTCAGGCGTTATCAAGAAAACAGCAATGGTATTCGGACAGATGAATGAGCCACCAGGAGCACGTATGCGTGTTGCTCTTACTGGTCTTACAATGGCAGAATACTTCCGTGATGAGCAAGGACAAGACGTGTTATTCTTCATCGATAACATCTTCCGTTTCACACAAGCAGGTTCTGAGGTTTCAGCGCTATTAGGTCGTATGCCATCAGCGGTAGGTTACCAACCTACACTTGCAACTGAGATGGGGCGTCTTCAAGAGCGTATCACATCAACTAACGTTGGTTCTGTTACATCTATCCAAGCAATCTACGTTCCAGCCGATGACTATACTGACCCGGCTCCAGCAACAACGTTTGCTCACTTAGATGCAACAACAAACCTTGAGCGTAAGCTTTCAGAGATGGGTATCTACCCTGCGGTGGATCCATTAGCGTCTACATCTCGTGCGCTATCTCCTGAGATCGTTGGTGAAGAGCACTATAATGTAGCTCGTTCAGTACAACAAACGCTTCAACGTTATAAAGAGTTACAAGATATTATCGCTATTCTAGGTATGGATGAGCTTTCAGAAGAGGATAAATTAACGGTACAACGTGCACGTCGTATCCAATTCTTCTTATCTCAAAACTTCCATGTAGCAGAACAGTTTACGGGACAAAAAGGTTCTTACGTACCTGTTAAAGAAACAGTTAAAGGCTTTAAAGAAATCCTTGACGGTAAATATGACGACCTTCCAGAGGACGCATTCCGTTTAGTAGGACGTATTGAAGAAGTAGTTGAAAAAGCTGCTCAAATGGCTTAA
- a CDS encoding F0F1 ATP synthase subunit delta codes for MSIGIVAKRYAVALFQIANEQNALNQFEGELRTVKQVFSENTELFAILQNPKLALERKKSMINDAFTGLSTPVLNTLMILLDRHRINIVINMVEDFIKIANEARGIEDAKVYSVRPLTEDEKNAISSSFAVKVGKSALRIENIVDKALIGGVKLRIGNRIYDGSVSGKLARLERELIAKRS; via the coding sequence ATGAGCATAGGAATCGTAGCAAAACGATACGCAGTAGCTCTTTTTCAAATAGCGAACGAACAAAATGCTTTAAATCAGTTTGAAGGTGAACTTCGTACGGTGAAACAAGTATTCTCTGAAAACACAGAGCTATTCGCTATTTTACAAAATCCTAAATTAGCTTTAGAACGTAAAAAAAGCATGATTAATGATGCTTTTACAGGTCTTTCAACACCTGTACTTAACACATTAATGATTTTATTAGACCGTCATCGCATTAACATTGTGATTAATATGGTTGAAGACTTTATCAAAATAGCTAACGAAGCTCGCGGCATTGAAGACGCGAAGGTGTACTCTGTTCGTCCTCTAACTGAAGATGAAAAGAATGCAATTTCTTCTTCTTTCGCAGTGAAAGTTGGCAAAAGTGCTTTACGCATTGAAAATATCGTAGACAAAGCTCTAATTGGAGGCGTAAAGCTTCGAATTGGAAATCGTATATATGATGGTAGTGTAAGTGGAAAATTAGCACGCTTAGAGCGTGAACTTATTGCGAAAAGATCGTAG